A genomic window from Candidatus Kouleothrix ribensis includes:
- the cax gene encoding calcium/proton exchanger, whose amino-acid sequence MKYLRYLLLFVPLAVVAELRGWSPLLIFVFSCIALVPLAGLLGEATEELAIHTGPKIGGLLNATLGNAAELIITIVALSQGQLDLVKASITGSILGNLLLILGASLFLGGWRHGIQKFDRTLAGVSATMMTLAVIGLIIPTLFELLHELQLGHLDVFNTNVNDPALNQLSLLVAAILIVLYVLSLVFTFRTPQREEHSGVEDHTDEEAMHKAKWSIPTSVGVLAASTIAIVFLSEFLVGAVEPVVESLGISKLFLGVIIIPIVGNVAEHIVGVQVALKNKMDLSLAISLGSSMQVALFVAPLLVFISLLFGPELTLFFSLFEVVALTLAVFSATLVSVDGESNWLEGAQLLAVYVIVALGFYFTGTVVPAH is encoded by the coding sequence TTGAAGTACCTGCGCTATCTGTTGCTGTTCGTGCCACTCGCAGTCGTGGCCGAGCTGCGGGGCTGGAGTCCGCTGCTGATCTTTGTGTTTTCGTGCATCGCGCTCGTGCCGCTGGCCGGGCTGCTGGGCGAAGCCACCGAGGAGCTGGCGATCCACACTGGCCCGAAGATCGGCGGCCTGCTCAACGCGACGCTGGGGAACGCGGCCGAGCTGATTATCACGATCGTCGCGCTGAGCCAGGGCCAGCTCGATCTGGTCAAGGCCTCGATCACCGGCTCGATCCTCGGCAACCTGCTGCTGATCCTGGGCGCGAGCCTGTTCCTGGGCGGCTGGCGCCACGGCATTCAGAAGTTCGACCGTACGCTGGCCGGCGTGTCGGCCACCATGATGACGCTAGCGGTGATCGGGCTGATCATCCCGACGCTGTTCGAGCTGCTGCACGAGCTCCAGCTCGGCCACCTCGACGTATTCAACACCAATGTCAACGACCCGGCGCTCAACCAGCTCAGCTTGCTGGTCGCGGCGATCTTGATCGTGCTGTATGTGCTGAGCCTGGTGTTTACCTTCCGAACCCCCCAGCGCGAGGAGCATTCGGGCGTCGAGGATCATACCGACGAAGAGGCCATGCACAAGGCCAAGTGGAGCATTCCGACATCAGTCGGCGTGCTGGCGGCCAGCACAATCGCGATCGTGTTCCTGAGCGAGTTCCTGGTTGGCGCAGTCGAGCCGGTGGTCGAGAGCCTGGGCATCAGCAAGCTGTTCCTGGGCGTGATCATCATCCCGATCGTCGGCAATGTCGCCGAGCATATCGTCGGCGTGCAGGTGGCGCTGAAGAACAAGATGGATCTGTCGCTGGCGATCTCGCTTGGCTCGAGTATGCAGGTGGCGCTGTTCGTGGCACCGCTGCTGGTGTTCATCAGCCTGCTGTTTGGGCCAGAGCTCACGCTGTTCTTTAGCCTGTTCGAGGTGGTTGCGCTCACGCTGGCGGTGTTCAGCGCCACGCTGGTGTCGGTCGATGGCGAGAGTAACTGGCTCGAGGGCGCGCAGCTGCTGGCGGTGTATGTTATCGTGGCACTCGGGTTCTACTTTACCGGCACGGTCGTGCCCGCGCACTAA
- a CDS encoding LysR family transcriptional regulator, whose protein sequence is MLNTIHLQTFLAVVEAGNYSAAAERLHMSQPAVSQHIRALESQLDSVKLFRRVGQQMLLTHAGEDLALSAREMLALSARAEESIRALRGQISGRVTIGCTPSSGEALLPALLAAFRARFPAIAVAITIAPLETLLEWLEQHQLQILLLEEHQRRRGWESLLLGSELLALIAPRGHPLLQQEQVPPGVLRDQPLVLPRAGTPLRRSIEDGLRRRGIGAADIQVALETDAAGMALQAVRDGLGLAFIPQSRIPRGRDLGVVELAGINVQQDWYLLRARERGAPRAVHELYTFIGSKDGRRLLGKYGLKVVSD, encoded by the coding sequence ATGCTGAACACGATTCACCTGCAAACCTTTCTCGCGGTGGTCGAGGCCGGCAACTACAGCGCCGCTGCCGAGCGGCTGCATATGTCGCAGCCGGCCGTCAGCCAGCATATTCGCGCGCTCGAGTCGCAGCTCGATAGTGTCAAGCTGTTCCGGCGCGTCGGCCAGCAGATGCTGCTCACCCACGCCGGCGAAGATCTGGCGCTGTCGGCCCGCGAGATGCTGGCGCTCTCGGCGCGCGCCGAGGAGAGTATTCGCGCGCTGCGTGGCCAGATTAGCGGGCGCGTGACGATCGGCTGCACGCCGTCGAGCGGCGAGGCGCTGCTGCCCGCGCTGCTGGCGGCCTTCCGCGCGCGCTTCCCGGCGATTGCGGTCGCAATTACGATCGCGCCGCTCGAGACGCTGCTCGAGTGGCTCGAGCAGCACCAGCTGCAGATCCTGCTGCTCGAAGAACATCAGCGCCGCCGCGGCTGGGAATCGCTGCTGCTTGGCTCCGAGCTGCTGGCGCTGATCGCCCCACGCGGTCACCCGCTGCTCCAGCAAGAGCAGGTGCCACCAGGGGTGCTGCGCGATCAGCCGCTGGTGCTGCCGCGCGCCGGCACGCCGCTGCGGCGCAGCATCGAGGATGGCCTGCGCCGGCGCGGCATTGGCGCGGCCGACATTCAGGTGGCGCTCGAGACCGATGCGGCCGGGATGGCGCTTCAGGCGGTGCGCGATGGGCTGGGCCTGGCATTCATTCCGCAGTCACGCATCCCACGCGGCCGCGATCTCGGCGTGGTCGAGCTGGCCGGCATCAACGTTCAGCAAGATTGGTATCTGCTCCGCGCACGCGAGCGCGGCGCGCCGCGCGCAGTCCACGAGCTGTATACGTTCATCGGTAGCAAAGACGGCCGCCGCCTGCTGGGCAAATATGGGCTGAAGGTGGTCAGCGATTAG
- a CDS encoding 2-oxoglutarate dehydrogenase E1 component produces the protein MTNLSLFHGPNAGYVIELYERYQHDPQSVDPATRAIFERWSPTDEPPAPASPATTTDVTRTVAAARLIRYIRELGHLDAQIDPLGSPPPGDLGLHLDIHGVDEAFLASLPASIVRGPLAAASRNALEGVARLRQAYSGPIGYETDHIHNFAERSWIRQAIESRQFFYGFVSDRRLRELLMRLSEVETFERFLHTNFVGQKRFSLEGCDMLVPMLDSIIRNAAAQGTREVVIGMAHRGRLNVLAHTLGKPYAAILAEFHAANRSDGAAPSGKGSVGWAGDVKYHLGAQRSYRESGIESMPITLAPNPSHLEFVNPVVEGRARAAQEQRDQPGAPVQSDTAALAILIHGDAAFPGQGVVAETLNMSQLKGYRTGGSIHIITNNQIGFTTDPHDSRSTLYASDLAKGFEIPIVHVNADDVEACIAVARMAHAYREQFGKDFVIDLVGYRRWGHNEGDEPAFTQPTMYASIANHPTVRQRWAERLLAEGRIAAGEAEQMVATIETALQQARRAAETMPHEDRRPKPAPPGLARRTPTAVPAEQLLALNTALLNRPAGFTPNSRLERTLDRRRSAFDLANGIDWGHAEALAFASILADGVPIRITGQDSERGTFSHRHAVLHDAATGQAYTPLQALPQARASFAIYNSPLSEAAVLGFEYGYSSHAPNTLVLWEAQFGDFANGAQVILDQFIVSGRAKWGQLPALVLLLPHGYEGQGPEHSSARLERYLQLAADENIRVANLSSAGQYFHLLRRQAALLTSDPRPLIIMAPKSMLRHPRAASSLSDLAAGQFQRVIDDPTGPARAAQINRLVLCSGKVYIDLIGSPAAGTTPAVAVARLEEFYSFPEAELRALIGGYPQLHEVIWLQEEPRNMGAWAYVAPRLRTLLPPELPLLYAGRDEAATPAEGSLAEHAIEQARIIALALHGQLQPSIGSSV, from the coding sequence ATGACCAACCTGTCCTTATTTCATGGCCCCAATGCCGGCTACGTGATTGAGCTGTACGAGCGCTACCAGCACGATCCGCAGTCGGTGGACCCGGCGACGCGCGCGATCTTCGAGCGCTGGTCGCCCACCGACGAGCCGCCGGCCCCAGCCAGCCCCGCCACTACCACCGATGTGACTCGCACGGTCGCGGCGGCGCGGCTGATTCGCTACATCCGCGAGCTGGGCCACCTCGATGCGCAGATCGATCCGCTCGGCAGCCCGCCGCCCGGCGACCTGGGCCTGCACCTCGATATCCACGGCGTCGACGAGGCGTTCCTGGCCTCGCTGCCGGCCAGCATCGTGCGCGGCCCACTGGCCGCCGCCTCGCGCAACGCGCTCGAGGGCGTGGCCAGGCTGCGCCAGGCCTACTCCGGCCCGATCGGCTACGAGACCGACCACATCCACAACTTTGCAGAGCGCTCGTGGATTCGCCAGGCAATCGAGAGCCGCCAGTTCTTCTACGGCTTCGTCAGCGACCGGCGGCTGCGCGAGCTGCTCATGCGGCTCAGTGAGGTCGAGACATTCGAGCGCTTCCTGCACACCAATTTCGTCGGCCAGAAACGCTTCTCGCTCGAAGGCTGCGACATGCTCGTGCCCATGCTCGACTCGATCATTCGCAATGCCGCCGCCCAGGGCACGCGCGAAGTGGTGATCGGCATGGCCCACCGCGGCCGGCTGAATGTGCTGGCGCACACGCTCGGTAAGCCCTACGCCGCCATCCTGGCCGAGTTCCATGCCGCCAATCGCAGTGACGGCGCGGCGCCCTCGGGTAAGGGCAGCGTCGGCTGGGCCGGCGATGTCAAGTACCACCTCGGTGCCCAGCGCAGCTATCGCGAGAGCGGGATCGAGTCTATGCCGATCACGCTGGCGCCCAACCCCAGCCACCTCGAGTTCGTCAACCCGGTGGTCGAGGGCCGTGCCCGCGCCGCGCAAGAGCAGCGCGACCAGCCCGGCGCGCCGGTGCAGAGCGATACGGCCGCGCTGGCCATCCTGATCCACGGCGACGCGGCCTTCCCCGGCCAGGGCGTGGTGGCCGAAACGCTGAATATGTCGCAGCTCAAAGGCTACCGCACCGGCGGTAGCATCCATATCATCACCAATAACCAGATCGGTTTCACCACCGACCCGCACGACTCGCGCAGCACGCTGTACGCCAGCGATCTGGCCAAGGGCTTCGAGATCCCGATCGTGCATGTCAACGCCGATGATGTCGAGGCCTGTATCGCGGTGGCGCGCATGGCCCACGCTTATCGCGAACAATTTGGCAAAGACTTCGTGATCGACCTGGTTGGCTACCGCCGCTGGGGCCATAACGAAGGCGACGAGCCGGCCTTCACCCAGCCGACCATGTATGCCAGCATTGCCAACCACCCGACCGTGCGCCAGCGCTGGGCCGAGCGCCTGCTGGCCGAGGGCCGCATCGCCGCAGGCGAGGCCGAGCAGATGGTCGCTACGATCGAAACGGCGCTCCAGCAGGCCCGCCGCGCCGCCGAGACCATGCCGCACGAGGATCGCCGGCCCAAGCCCGCGCCGCCCGGCCTGGCTCGCCGCACGCCCACGGCGGTGCCGGCCGAGCAACTGCTGGCGCTGAACACCGCGCTGCTCAACCGGCCGGCCGGCTTCACACCCAACAGCCGGCTCGAACGCACGCTCGATCGGCGTCGCAGCGCCTTCGATCTGGCCAACGGCATCGACTGGGGCCACGCCGAGGCGCTGGCATTCGCCTCGATCCTGGCCGACGGCGTGCCCATCCGCATCACCGGGCAAGATAGTGAGCGCGGTACGTTTAGCCACCGCCACGCTGTGCTGCACGACGCCGCCACTGGCCAGGCCTACACGCCACTCCAGGCGCTACCACAGGCGCGCGCGTCGTTCGCGATCTACAATAGCCCGCTCTCCGAGGCGGCCGTGCTGGGCTTCGAATATGGCTACTCGTCGCACGCGCCCAACACGCTGGTGCTGTGGGAGGCTCAGTTTGGCGACTTCGCCAACGGCGCGCAGGTGATCCTCGACCAGTTCATTGTCAGCGGGCGCGCCAAGTGGGGCCAGCTGCCCGCGCTGGTGCTGCTGCTGCCGCACGGCTACGAGGGCCAGGGGCCCGAGCACTCCAGCGCGCGGCTCGAGCGCTACCTGCAGCTGGCCGCCGACGAGAATATCCGCGTGGCCAACCTCAGCAGCGCCGGCCAGTATTTCCACCTGCTGCGCCGCCAGGCCGCGCTGCTCACCAGCGACCCGCGCCCGCTGATCATTATGGCGCCCAAGAGCATGCTGCGCCACCCGCGCGCGGCCAGCTCGCTGAGCGACCTGGCCGCAGGCCAGTTCCAGCGCGTGATCGACGACCCGACTGGCCCGGCCCGCGCCGCCCAGATCAACCGGCTGGTGCTGTGCAGCGGCAAGGTCTACATCGACCTGATTGGATCGCCTGCGGCCGGCACCACACCAGCGGTCGCGGTCGCACGGCTCGAAGAGTTTTATTCGTTCCCCGAGGCCGAGCTGCGCGCGCTGATCGGCGGCTACCCGCAGCTGCACGAGGTGATCTGGCTGCAAGAAGAGCCGCGCAACATGGGCGCCTGGGCCTACGTCGCGCCGCGCCTGCGCACGCTGCTGCCGCCCGAGCTACCGCTGCTGTATGCCGGGCGCGACGAGGCAGCGACGCCGGCCGAGGGTTCGCTAGCCGAGCATGCGATCGAGCAGGCGCGCATCATTGCGCTGGCGCTGCACGGCCAGCTGCAGCCGTCGATCGGTAGTAGCGTGTGA
- the odhB gene encoding 2-oxoglutarate dehydrogenase complex dihydrolipoyllysine-residue succinyltransferase, whose protein sequence is MSVEVRVPALGESIVEATVGTWHKQVGQAVAGGEALVDLETDKVNLEITAAQDGVLEQILKHTGANVAVGELLGTLGAAGTPAQNGTAIAAQPGAAASSPAADRDPRATPVARRMAEEQGRDLRSVAGSGPGGRVTKDDLAAPAPAPSARPAAPAAPPAALLPGADPAREQRVRLSRRRQTIAQRLVEAQHTAAMLTTFNEIDMSAIIELRTRHKDTFKQRNGVGLGFMSFFTKAVIGALKAFPMLNAEIQGSEIVLKHYYDIGIAVGAEEGLVVPVLRDADRKSFAQIEREISDLAGRARDGTLTLAELQGGTFTITNGGVFGSLMSTPILNAPQVGILGMHKIQERPIALNGAVAIRPMMYVALSYDHRIVDGSTAVRYLVRIKELAEDPEALLLEG, encoded by the coding sequence ATGTCTGTTGAAGTACGCGTCCCCGCGCTGGGCGAGTCGATCGTCGAGGCCACCGTCGGCACATGGCACAAGCAGGTCGGCCAGGCCGTGGCCGGCGGCGAGGCGCTGGTCGATCTCGAGACCGACAAAGTCAATCTCGAGATCACCGCCGCGCAGGATGGTGTTCTGGAGCAGATCCTCAAGCACACCGGCGCGAATGTCGCCGTCGGTGAGCTGCTGGGCACGCTTGGCGCGGCCGGAACACCCGCCCAGAACGGCACTGCCATAGCCGCCCAGCCCGGCGCAGCGGCCAGCTCGCCCGCCGCCGATCGCGACCCGCGCGCAACGCCAGTGGCCCGGCGCATGGCCGAAGAGCAAGGGCGCGATCTGCGCAGTGTCGCCGGCAGCGGGCCAGGCGGCCGCGTGACCAAAGACGACCTTGCTGCGCCAGCGCCGGCCCCCAGCGCCCGGCCCGCTGCGCCGGCCGCACCACCCGCCGCGCTGCTGCCCGGCGCCGACCCGGCCCGCGAGCAGCGCGTGCGCCTGAGCCGCCGCCGCCAGACGATCGCGCAGCGGCTGGTCGAGGCCCAGCACACCGCCGCGATGCTCACAACCTTCAACGAGATCGACATGAGCGCAATTATCGAGCTGCGCACGCGCCACAAAGATACCTTCAAACAGCGCAACGGCGTCGGGCTGGGCTTTATGTCGTTCTTCACCAAAGCAGTGATTGGGGCGCTCAAGGCCTTCCCCATGCTCAACGCCGAGATCCAGGGCAGCGAGATTGTGCTGAAGCACTACTACGATATCGGCATCGCAGTGGGGGCCGAAGAGGGGCTAGTGGTGCCGGTGCTGCGCGACGCCGACCGCAAGAGCTTCGCGCAGATCGAGCGCGAGATTAGCGACCTGGCCGGCCGCGCCCGCGACGGCACGCTCACGCTGGCTGAGCTGCAGGGCGGCACATTCACGATCACCAACGGCGGTGTGTTCGGATCGCTTATGTCAACACCTATTCTGAACGCGCCGCAGGTTGGCATCCTGGGCATGCACAAGATCCAGGAGCGGCCGATCGCGCTGAATGGCGCCGTCGCAATCCGCCCGATGATGTATGTGGCGCTCTCGTACGATCACCGTATCGTCGACGGCAGTACGGCAGTGCGCTACCTGGTGCGGATCAAAGAGCTGGCCGAAGACCCCGAGGCCTTGCTGCTCGAGGGCTAA
- a CDS encoding polymer-forming cytoskeletal protein, whose amino-acid sequence MRSLRLVLAVLLGAGLAGLSAGQVQAQAGGDALTVPAGAHVAGSIATVSRDIRVDGVVDGDVTSWGGSITIAGSVGGDVVSYGGAVTILATGRVYGHVLAAEGALRREAGAQVAGQIIQSQAGGEALASLIDLVAPDSGAGSAGAAGRVLLSGTAAALLAAACLLFGSFWPRRMHIATATLAALTLRSTAVGLLTTLALGLALPLLGAILSAAVLGIPLLLLLLVLLLAGYAYALAVVAQLASTRLRTSAAAQRPGLAGPTVGVVAALVLLLALVTIVAPVGGLVLLGALSSPGLGAVILSRGGMILPLAARAG is encoded by the coding sequence ATGCGGAGCCTGCGCCTTGTGCTGGCCGTGCTGCTTGGCGCGGGCCTGGCGGGGCTGTCTGCCGGACAAGTGCAGGCGCAGGCCGGCGGCGATGCACTCACCGTGCCGGCGGGCGCACATGTCGCCGGCAGCATCGCCACGGTCTCGCGCGATATTCGTGTCGATGGAGTGGTCGATGGCGATGTAACCAGCTGGGGCGGCTCGATCACGATTGCCGGCAGCGTTGGCGGCGATGTCGTGAGCTATGGCGGCGCGGTGACGATTCTGGCTACCGGCCGGGTGTATGGGCATGTACTGGCTGCCGAAGGGGCATTGCGGCGTGAGGCCGGCGCACAAGTAGCCGGCCAGATCATCCAGAGCCAGGCCGGTGGCGAGGCGCTGGCCAGCCTGATCGACCTGGTTGCGCCCGATTCGGGCGCCGGCAGCGCTGGCGCTGCCGGGCGGGTGTTGCTGAGCGGAACGGCAGCGGCATTGCTGGCAGCGGCCTGCCTGCTGTTTGGCTCGTTCTGGCCGCGCCGCATGCATATCGCCACGGCGACACTGGCCGCGCTGACGCTGCGCTCGACGGCGGTTGGGCTGCTCACAACCCTGGCGCTTGGGCTAGCGCTACCGCTGCTCGGCGCGATCCTCAGTGCGGCGGTGCTGGGCATCCCGCTGCTGCTGCTGCTGCTGGTGCTGCTGCTGGCCGGCTACGCCTACGCGCTGGCCGTGGTGGCCCAGCTTGCAAGCACGCGCTTGCGCACCTCGGCCGCAGCCCAGCGGCCAGGCCTGGCCGGCCCGACGGTTGGGGTGGTGGCGGCGCTGGTGCTGCTGCTGGCGCTGGTGACGATCGTGGCGCCAGTGGGCGGCCTGGTGCTGCTTGGTGCGCTGTCCAGCCCCGGCCTGGGCGCCGTGATCCTCAGCCGCGGCGGCATGATTCTGCCGCTGGCTGCGCGGGCGGGCTAA
- a CDS encoding sigma-70 family RNA polymerase sigma factor yields the protein MEQRIDEIGWIEQALKGDRAAFGQLMHCYAGAVYNLAYRMLGNAEDAEDASQEIFLRAYTRLASFDRARRFSTWLLSIGANYCIDRLRRRRFNWMTLDDAAYALPSAEPGPERRALRHEQQQIVQQALQKLPEHYRLVTVLRYWHDLSYDEIAQATGLTESTIKTRLHRARHMLAAALGSEEQIVWDIETTS from the coding sequence ATGGAACAGCGGATCGATGAGATCGGCTGGATTGAGCAGGCGCTTAAGGGCGACCGCGCGGCCTTTGGGCAGCTGATGCACTGCTACGCCGGCGCCGTATACAACCTGGCATACCGCATGCTCGGCAACGCTGAAGACGCCGAGGACGCCAGCCAGGAAATTTTCCTGCGCGCATACACGCGCCTGGCGAGCTTCGACCGCGCGCGGCGCTTTTCGACCTGGCTGCTGTCGATTGGCGCGAACTATTGCATCGACCGGCTGCGCCGCCGGCGCTTCAACTGGATGACGCTCGACGATGCCGCCTATGCGCTGCCGAGCGCCGAGCCGGGGCCTGAGCGCCGCGCACTGCGCCACGAGCAGCAGCAGATCGTGCAGCAGGCGCTTCAGAAGCTGCCTGAGCACTACCGCCTGGTGACGGTACTGCGCTACTGGCACGACCTATCGTACGACGAAATAGCGCAAGCGACCGGGCTGACCGAGAGCACGATCAAAACCCGCCTGCACCGTGCGCGCCATATGCTGGCGGCGGCGCTGGGTTCCGAGGAACAGATAGTATGGGACATCGAGACAACCAGCTAA